In a genomic window of Bacteroidota bacterium:
- a CDS encoding DUF4835 family protein has product MATSRTGLFFVLLSLLFSAQSRLESQELDCEIKYTNTEALPAAARENLSDFLPELNQYVNSYRWTKEDMGNLKIKCTIEFAFQGSPRSNHYVVQAFIGSQRPIFRLDRNTTVVRIIDGNWEFDYVRNQPLIHNETKFDPLLSVIDFYMYMIVGYDFETYKAGDGSPYFQKAMDIANIARAGRGATGWDNPSPNVYSRGEFIDELMNARFSDFREAFYRYYYRGLDLLSKDEGRARKNMFAALEKIGKVQQKINSRTLIIKAFFDTQYGEIKNDFLKDPDPDIYAKLKQIDPAHQTEYDEGAKDPRRAGAR; this is encoded by the coding sequence ATGGCAACCTCCCGAACGGGTCTCTTCTTCGTTCTACTCTCCCTCCTGTTCAGCGCTCAGAGCCGGCTCGAGTCGCAGGAGCTCGATTGTGAAATCAAGTACACGAACACCGAGGCGCTCCCCGCGGCCGCCCGGGAAAACCTTTCCGATTTTCTCCCGGAGCTGAACCAGTACGTCAACTCCTACCGGTGGACCAAGGAGGATATGGGAAATCTGAAAATCAAGTGCACGATCGAGTTCGCTTTTCAGGGTTCTCCGCGCAGCAACCATTATGTCGTCCAGGCATTTATCGGAAGCCAGCGGCCCATCTTCAGGCTCGACCGTAACACGACCGTCGTGCGCATCATCGACGGCAACTGGGAGTTCGACTATGTCCGCAACCAGCCGCTGATCCACAATGAGACAAAGTTCGACCCGCTGTTGAGCGTCATCGATTTTTACATGTACATGATCGTCGGGTATGATTTTGAAACATACAAGGCGGGAGACGGTTCACCGTATTTCCAGAAGGCGATGGACATCGCGAATATCGCACGTGCGGGGAGGGGCGCGACCGGGTGGGATAACCCGTCGCCGAACGTCTATTCGCGCGGCGAATTCATAGACGAACTGATGAATGCGAGATTCAGCGATTTTCGGGAGGCGTTCTACCGGTACTACTACAGGGGCCTGGACTTACTCTCCAAGGACGAGGGGCGGGCGCGCAAGAACATGTTCGCGGCACTTGAAAAAATAGGGAAAGTTCAGCAGAAAATCAATTCGCGCACGCTCATCATCAAGGCGTTCTTCGACACGCAGTACGGGGAAATCAAGAACGATTTTCTGAAGGACCCCGACCCGGACATCTACGCGAAGCTGAAACAAATAGATCCTGCCCACCAAACCGAGTACGATGAAGGAGCGAAGGATCCGCGGCGCGCCGGCGCCCGCTGA